In one Neobacillus sp. WH10 genomic region, the following are encoded:
- a CDS encoding carbohydrate ABC transporter permease, with product MSNLKRIFSYTVLIIASIVSIFPFLWMIVSSTNKSVEVTKGKLLPGSHFIENLHNLLDTVDLVPALMNSAKISITTTILGMLIASLAGYGFEIFKSKSKDFLFNFLLLSMMIPFAALMVPLFRMFGNISQNMPMIGIDTMSAVILPTVTTAFLIFFFRQSTKMFPKEILEAGRIDGLSELGIFLRIYVPTMKTTYAAAAIITFMASWNSYLWPLVILQSPENQTIPLLISNLGSSYSPDFGMNMTAIVIATLPVALIFFIMQKHFVAGMMGSVK from the coding sequence ATGAGTAACCTTAAACGAATATTCAGCTATACAGTCCTTATCATTGCATCCATTGTTTCCATCTTTCCATTTCTATGGATGATAGTAAGCTCGACAAATAAATCTGTTGAGGTCACGAAGGGGAAGTTATTGCCGGGCAGTCATTTTATCGAAAATCTTCACAATCTGCTGGACACCGTTGATCTTGTACCTGCATTAATGAATTCGGCGAAGATCTCGATCACCACAACCATTCTTGGCATGTTAATTGCCTCATTGGCTGGCTATGGATTTGAAATTTTTAAAAGTAAGTCTAAGGACTTTTTGTTCAACTTCTTGCTGCTTTCCATGATGATTCCTTTTGCGGCTTTAATGGTACCGTTATTTAGGATGTTTGGGAATATTTCTCAAAATATGCCGATGATTGGGATTGATACAATGTCAGCAGTCATTTTACCGACGGTTACTACCGCTTTTCTTATCTTTTTCTTTAGACAAAGCACAAAGATGTTTCCAAAGGAAATTTTAGAAGCTGGAAGAATTGATGGCTTATCGGAATTAGGTATATTCCTCCGGATTTATGTTCCTACAATGAAAACAACCTATGCAGCAGCGGCTATCATTACGTTCATGGCCAGCTGGAATAGTTATTTGTGGCCGCTAGTTATTTTGCAATCACCTGAGAATCAGACAATTCCGCTGCTTATCTCAAACCTCGGATCAAGCTACTCACCCGACTTTGGAATGAATATGACAGCCATTGTTATTGCAACCCTGCCAGTTGCACTCATTTTCTTCATAATGCAAAAGCATTTTGTTGCTGGTATGATGGGTTCCGTGAAATAG
- a CDS encoding response regulator transcription factor — MAVGELCRILIVDDEILIRQGIKHYIDWEQEGFLIVGEASNGQEALEIIKIAKPHIIMTDIVMPIMDGEELTKIVKERYPQIEIIILSSFGEFDYVRSTFQSGVVDYILKPKLDAQGLLKVLKTAASKIPALQNIEKEGGAQPSIDQIINKLIAGYEVNYELDSLSNLFPYSHYFLLGLDIKRHPSKDSAEFTIALKEKVEQELDFNLEETAYYSFMFDQNVIVYILNMNREKREDIIPFAKQLAECEHGIGFVLTEEFEDFSQIGSIYKTSLLKLLSYRFYLSYQPLLLKQDLPEQPPTCNSFNLDWFTSELKRKHFNSAFQYLQDHVTTLSRCYTTDISEYKAFFGNIIFNITILLGNMDYDVKELEGRKYTYFNSIDEACTAEETVQLLKCFIEEVNKCLIAQPNQLDNINMRKLLEYIMDHYAEPLTLTEVAKHFHFNPSYLSSYFSTHNNEGFIEYLNKIRIEEATKLLIHEDISISEISGMVGYSDHSYFCKVFKKMKGLSPSQYKRKQNLR, encoded by the coding sequence TTGGCAGTTGGTGAATTATGCAGAATACTAATCGTAGACGATGAAATATTAATTAGGCAGGGGATTAAGCACTATATTGATTGGGAGCAGGAAGGGTTTTTAATCGTAGGTGAAGCTTCCAATGGTCAAGAAGCGCTTGAAATAATAAAGATTGCCAAACCGCATATTATCATGACGGATATCGTGATGCCCATAATGGATGGGGAAGAGTTAACGAAAATCGTAAAAGAAAGATATCCACAAATTGAAATTATTATTCTAAGCAGTTTTGGAGAATTTGACTATGTACGGTCCACCTTCCAAAGTGGTGTTGTTGATTATATACTAAAGCCAAAGCTCGATGCACAAGGACTACTAAAAGTCTTAAAGACTGCCGCCAGCAAAATTCCAGCATTACAGAATATCGAAAAAGAGGGAGGCGCTCAACCCTCAATCGACCAAATTATCAATAAGTTGATTGCTGGTTATGAGGTCAATTATGAGCTAGATTCACTTTCCAACTTGTTCCCATATAGCCATTATTTTTTATTGGGACTTGATATAAAGAGGCATCCATCTAAAGATAGTGCCGAATTTACAATAGCACTTAAAGAAAAAGTGGAACAGGAACTTGATTTTAATTTGGAAGAGACTGCGTACTATTCTTTTATGTTCGATCAAAATGTAATCGTATACATTCTAAATATGAACAGGGAGAAAAGGGAAGACATAATACCCTTTGCTAAACAATTAGCTGAATGCGAGCATGGTATTGGATTCGTTCTGACAGAGGAATTTGAAGATTTCTCACAGATAGGAAGTATCTATAAAACAAGTCTTCTAAAGCTATTAAGCTATCGATTTTATCTCTCGTATCAACCATTATTATTAAAACAGGATTTGCCTGAGCAGCCTCCAACCTGTAACAGCTTTAATTTGGACTGGTTTACTAGTGAACTGAAGCGAAAACACTTTAATTCGGCTTTCCAGTATTTGCAGGATCATGTAACTACATTATCAAGGTGTTATACGACCGATATTTCTGAATATAAAGCTTTTTTTGGGAACATTATTTTTAACATCACGATTCTTCTAGGAAATATGGATTATGATGTGAAGGAATTAGAAGGCCGTAAGTATACGTATTTTAATTCTATAGATGAAGCATGTACAGCAGAAGAGACAGTCCAACTATTGAAATGTTTTATCGAAGAGGTAAATAAATGCTTAATCGCGCAGCCAAATCAGCTTGATAATATAAATATGAGGAAGCTGCTGGAATATATTATGGACCATTATGCAGAGCCGCTTACCCTGACAGAGGTAGCGAAACATTTCCACTTTAATCCTTCCTATCTATCAAGTTATTTTTCGACTCATAATAATGAAGGGTTTATTGAATATTTAAATAAAATCAGGATTGAGGAAGCAACTAAACTGTTAATTCATGAAGACATTAGTATCTCCGAAATCAGCGGTATGGTTGGTTATTCGGATCACAGTTATTTCTGTAAGGTTTTTAAGAAAATGAAGGGATTATCTCCGAGTCAATATAAAAGAAAACAAAACTTAAGATAA
- a CDS encoding glycoside hydrolase family 2 TIM barrel-domain containing protein yields the protein MTKVPSINWLSDVNVFAVNRIPAHSDHVYYQTMEEAKSAAPMRLRHELNGNWKFTYNVNPANRPEQFFQLDFNCSGWGDISVPGHIQLQGYGKLQYVNTMYPWDGHNEIRPPEIPKDHNPVGSYVKLFTIPAHMKNKPLYISFQGVESAFYVWLNGEFVGYSEDSFTPAEFELTPFLIDGENKLAVEVYQRSTGSWLEDQDFWRFSGIFRDVYLYTVPEIHVFDAHVRAELDASFKQGTLQADLKLLPAASVPSKIMAELFDAKGKLIAKKDAVLGGGICTFSIPVDTPKLWSAENPYLYKLFIHVYNESGSLVEVIPQKVGFRRFELVDKIMRLNGERIVFKGVNRHEFNCRRGRAITKEDMLWDIKTLKRHNINAVRTSHYPNQSLWYDLCDEYGIYVIDEMNLETHGSWQKMGAVEPSWNIPGNKPEWENIVMDRAISMVERDKNHPSILIWSCGNESYAGEVILSVSKYFKKVDPSRLVHYEGVFHARDYNETSDMESRMYAKPADIEKYLSEDPEKPYISCEYMHAMGNSLGGMYKYTDLEQKYPMYQGGFIWDYIDQSIIKKDRYGKEFLAYGGDFDDRPTDYYFCTNGIVYANRELSPKMQEVKYLYQDFKLVVDQTGVMVKNESLFSNTADYELEYSLFLEGKELYRNTLFAAVEPQSAGRFEFNWPANIAAANGEYSIQTSLKLNESTGWADVGYEIAFGQFIFQKGSRDIGVPSGDLRVAHGDVNIGVHGKDFTVMFSKQVGSLVSLNYGGREMIALPPAPLFWRATTDNDRGFSQSFHSGLWYAASLARECVDVQVEENKSHVSIAFTYKFSINNDIEVKIVYTVYPDGSVRVKSAYKGAECLPQLPIFAVSFKVLADYEQLKWYALGPEENYSDRAAGARLGIFNNQVTDNLSGYCFPQESGNRTGVRRVSVMNSDGQGIRISSVDKPLECNFSPYTAFELENAYHVYELPNIHYTVVTVAGRQMGVGGDDSWGAPVHDEHLIHANEDMEFEFMIHRV from the coding sequence ATGACAAAGGTTCCAAGTATTAATTGGTTATCAGACGTAAATGTATTTGCTGTTAATCGTATTCCTGCCCATTCCGATCACGTTTATTACCAGACGATGGAGGAGGCAAAAAGTGCTGCTCCAATGAGGTTACGACATGAATTGAACGGTAATTGGAAATTTACCTATAATGTTAATCCAGCCAATCGTCCGGAACAATTTTTTCAGCTTGATTTCAATTGCTCAGGCTGGGGAGATATTTCCGTGCCAGGGCATATTCAGCTTCAGGGGTATGGGAAACTACAATATGTAAATACCATGTACCCATGGGATGGCCATAATGAAATCAGACCGCCAGAGATTCCAAAGGATCATAATCCTGTAGGAAGCTATGTGAAATTGTTTACTATTCCTGCACATATGAAAAATAAACCATTATATATTTCCTTTCAAGGCGTAGAGTCTGCTTTTTATGTATGGTTAAACGGTGAATTCGTAGGCTATAGTGAGGACTCCTTTACTCCGGCCGAGTTTGAGCTTACTCCATTTCTCATAGATGGGGAGAATAAGCTGGCCGTTGAGGTTTATCAACGGAGCACGGGCAGCTGGCTCGAAGACCAAGATTTCTGGAGGTTTTCTGGTATTTTCAGGGATGTCTATCTCTATACGGTACCTGAGATTCATGTCTTTGATGCACATGTTCGTGCAGAATTGGACGCCTCTTTTAAGCAAGGAACATTACAAGCAGACCTTAAACTTTTACCAGCTGCTTCAGTCCCTTCAAAAATCATGGCCGAGTTATTCGATGCTAAGGGAAAGTTAATAGCGAAGAAGGATGCTGTTCTAGGTGGTGGAATATGCACATTTTCTATTCCAGTTGATACTCCAAAATTATGGAGTGCCGAAAATCCATATTTGTATAAGCTATTTATTCACGTTTATAACGAGTCCGGCAGTTTGGTAGAGGTCATTCCTCAAAAGGTTGGATTTAGAAGATTTGAGCTTGTTGATAAGATTATGCGCCTCAATGGTGAACGTATCGTTTTTAAGGGTGTAAACCGTCATGAATTTAATTGCCGTAGAGGCCGTGCGATTACAAAGGAAGATATGCTTTGGGATATTAAAACGCTGAAACGCCATAATATTAACGCCGTTCGGACTTCACATTATCCAAATCAGAGCTTATGGTACGATTTATGCGATGAATATGGCATATATGTCATCGATGAAATGAATTTGGAAACACATGGGTCGTGGCAAAAGATGGGTGCAGTTGAGCCGTCCTGGAACATTCCCGGCAACAAGCCGGAATGGGAGAATATTGTCATGGACCGAGCTATATCAATGGTAGAGCGGGATAAGAATCATCCTTCTATCCTAATCTGGTCGTGTGGTAATGAATCATATGCAGGTGAAGTCATTCTTAGTGTTTCTAAATATTTCAAGAAGGTGGACCCAAGCCGTCTTGTTCATTATGAAGGGGTATTCCACGCACGTGATTATAACGAAACAAGCGATATGGAAAGCCGCATGTATGCGAAGCCTGCTGATATTGAAAAGTATTTAAGTGAAGATCCGGAAAAGCCTTACATTAGCTGCGAGTATATGCATGCAATGGGCAATTCACTAGGCGGTATGTACAAATATACGGATTTAGAGCAGAAATACCCTATGTATCAAGGCGGATTTATTTGGGACTATATTGATCAGTCGATAATCAAGAAGGACCGGTATGGCAAGGAATTTTTAGCATACGGCGGCGATTTTGACGACCGTCCTACAGATTATTATTTCTGTACAAATGGTATCGTCTATGCGAATCGAGAACTCTCCCCAAAGATGCAGGAAGTGAAGTATTTATATCAGGACTTTAAGCTGGTGGTGGATCAAACTGGTGTAATGGTAAAAAATGAGAGCCTTTTCTCTAATACAGCAGACTATGAGTTGGAGTATTCCCTATTCCTTGAGGGCAAGGAATTGTATCGAAACACTCTTTTTGCAGCTGTTGAACCACAAAGTGCGGGACGTTTCGAGTTTAACTGGCCTGCAAACATCGCAGCCGCTAACGGTGAATATTCTATTCAAACTTCACTAAAGTTGAATGAAAGCACAGGTTGGGCAGATGTGGGTTATGAGATTGCCTTCGGTCAGTTTATTTTCCAAAAGGGTTCAAGGGATATAGGTGTTCCAAGTGGAGATTTGCGAGTTGCTCACGGTGATGTCAATATTGGTGTTCACGGAAAGGACTTTACTGTTATGTTCTCGAAGCAGGTGGGTAGTTTAGTTTCCTTGAACTATGGGGGGAGAGAAATGATTGCTCTTCCACCGGCACCGTTATTCTGGAGAGCAACAACAGATAATGATCGAGGATTTTCTCAAAGCTTCCATTCCGGGCTTTGGTACGCAGCGAGCTTAGCAAGGGAATGTGTGGATGTCCAGGTTGAAGAAAACAAGAGTCACGTGAGCATTGCATTTACTTATAAATTCTCGATTAACAATGATATCGAGGTTAAGATTGTTTACACCGTTTATCCAGATGGAAGTGTCCGTGTGAAGTCTGCGTATAAGGGCGCTGAGTGTTTGCCTCAGCTTCCGATCTTTGCGGTTTCCTTTAAGGTCCTAGCTGATTATGAACAACTTAAGTGGTACGCACTAGGTCCAGAAGAAAACTACTCTGACCGTGCGGCGGGGGCAAGACTCGGTATCTTTAATAATCAAGTAACTGACAATCTATCAGGCTATTGTTTCCCGCAGGAGTCAGGCAACCGAACCGGAGTCCGCCGAGTCAGTGTGATGAACAGTGATGGTCAAGGAATTAGAATTTCTTCTGTGGACAAACCGCTGGAGTGCAATTTTTCACCATATACAGCATTCGAACTCGAAAATGCCTACCATGTTTACGAGCTTCCGAATATTCATTATACCGTTGTAACGGTGGCAGGAAGGCAGATGGGTGTTGGCGGAGACGACAGCTGGGGTGCACCTGTTCATGATGAACACCTCATTCATGCAAACGAAGACATGGAATTTGAGTTTATGATTCATAGGGTTTAA
- a CDS encoding extracellular solute-binding protein gives MKKILALFLVSILMLTACSSGSKETDTSSKAKDSKEITVWAWDPNFNIKAMNLAKDAYKSENPDLKIKIVENAQDDIVQKLNTSLSSGTTKGLPNIVLIEDYRAQSFLKAYPDMFQELTDSFKADDFAQYKMAPTSLDGKNYGIPFDTGVAGLYVRTDYLEKAGYKVEDLQNIDWNKYIEIGKKVKEATGKPMLTQDPKDLGLIRMMIQSSGSWYLKKDGTTPDLANNAALKEAFKTYKDLLDANLVKPVSDWSQFLAGFNKGDVATVPTGNWITPSIKAEASQSGKWAVVPMPKQSGIEGSVNATNLGGSSWYVLNVPGKDKAVDFLAKTFGSNADFYQTLNKEMGAIGTYKPAAAGEAYKAADDFFGGQKVVEDFSKWTEKIPQVNYGMHTYAIEDILAVGMQDYLKGKDLDKVLEDAQKQAEEQIK, from the coding sequence ATGAAAAAAATACTAGCACTCTTTTTAGTTAGTATCTTAATGCTAACTGCCTGTTCTTCTGGATCAAAAGAGACAGATACTTCCAGCAAGGCAAAGGATTCAAAAGAAATAACGGTTTGGGCATGGGACCCGAATTTTAATATTAAGGCAATGAATCTAGCAAAGGACGCTTATAAATCAGAAAATCCAGATCTTAAGATCAAGATCGTTGAAAATGCCCAAGATGATATCGTTCAAAAGCTTAACACCAGTCTAAGCTCAGGTACCACTAAAGGGCTACCGAACATCGTATTAATTGAAGATTATCGTGCGCAAAGCTTCCTAAAAGCCTATCCGGATATGTTCCAAGAACTAACGGATTCTTTTAAAGCAGACGATTTTGCACAGTATAAAATGGCTCCAACCAGCCTAGATGGTAAGAACTATGGAATTCCGTTCGATACAGGGGTAGCTGGATTGTATGTTCGAACAGATTACTTAGAAAAAGCAGGATATAAAGTAGAGGATTTACAAAATATCGATTGGAACAAGTACATCGAGATTGGGAAAAAGGTAAAAGAAGCAACAGGCAAACCAATGCTTACACAGGATCCGAAGGATCTAGGTCTTATTCGGATGATGATTCAATCAAGCGGTTCCTGGTATTTGAAGAAGGATGGCACAACACCTGACCTAGCAAACAACGCTGCACTTAAGGAAGCATTCAAAACGTATAAAGATCTATTAGATGCTAATTTAGTGAAACCTGTTTCTGACTGGAGTCAGTTTTTAGCAGGCTTTAATAAAGGTGATGTCGCCACTGTTCCAACGGGTAACTGGATTACACCTTCCATCAAGGCCGAAGCATCACAATCAGGTAAATGGGCAGTCGTTCCAATGCCAAAACAATCCGGTATTGAAGGTTCTGTGAATGCAACCAACTTAGGCGGAAGCTCTTGGTATGTGCTTAACGTCCCAGGTAAAGATAAAGCAGTTGACTTCCTTGCTAAGACATTCGGTTCCAACGCTGATTTCTATCAAACCTTAAATAAGGAAATGGGTGCTATCGGTACATACAAACCAGCAGCAGCAGGAGAAGCTTATAAAGCTGCAGACGATTTTTTTGGCGGCCAGAAAGTGGTTGAAGATTTCTCTAAATGGACAGAGAAGATTCCTCAAGTAAACTATGGGATGCATACGTATGCGATTGAAGACATTTTAGCAGTCGGAATGCAAGACTACCTAAAAGGTAAAGATCTAGACAAAGTGTTAGAAGATGCCCAAAAGCAAGCAGAAGAACAAATTAAATAA
- a CDS encoding sugar ABC transporter permease yields the protein MQTAKSGRKLRAKNAVIGWSFVLVAAVLICLFYFYPMIQALIMSFQTGSGANLTFTGFDNYVRLFKDPTFLTTVKNTVIYLIIQVPIMILLALFLSVLLNNKSLKLKGFFRTAIFLPCVTSLVAYSVIFKYLFGQDGIVNIMLMKVSLISEPIQWLTDPFWAKVAIIIAITWRWTGYNMIFYLSALQNVDESIYEAAKIDGASSVQQFFKITIPMLKPIILFTSITSTIGTLQLFDEVMNITKGGPGNATMTISQYIYNLSFKYTPDFGYAATVSYAIVIMIVIFSIIQFKVAGDKNE from the coding sequence CTGCAAACAGCAAAATCAGGCCGGAAACTTCGAGCAAAAAACGCTGTTATTGGCTGGTCCTTTGTTCTAGTTGCTGCCGTGTTGATCTGTTTGTTTTATTTCTACCCAATGATTCAGGCGCTTATTATGTCTTTTCAAACAGGATCTGGTGCCAATTTAACATTTACCGGTTTTGATAATTATGTACGTTTATTTAAGGATCCAACCTTCCTAACCACAGTAAAAAATACGGTGATCTATTTAATCATTCAAGTACCAATAATGATTTTGCTGGCTCTGTTTCTTTCTGTTTTATTAAATAATAAATCGTTGAAGCTAAAGGGATTCTTTCGAACTGCTATTTTTTTACCATGCGTAACCTCTCTTGTTGCTTATTCCGTTATCTTTAAATATTTGTTTGGTCAAGATGGAATTGTTAATATCATGTTAATGAAGGTTTCACTTATTTCGGAGCCGATTCAATGGCTTACAGATCCTTTTTGGGCAAAAGTTGCGATTATTATAGCGATCACTTGGCGCTGGACAGGGTATAACATGATATTCTATTTATCCGCTCTGCAAAATGTCGATGAATCTATCTATGAAGCGGCAAAAATTGATGGTGCGTCATCGGTTCAACAATTTTTTAAAATCACAATTCCAATGTTAAAGCCGATTATTCTATTTACCTCAATTACCTCAACGATTGGTACGCTTCAGCTATTTGATGAAGTCATGAATATTACCAAGGGCGGGCCAGGAAATGCGACGATGACGATTTCTCAGTACATTTACAATTTATCGTTTAAATATACCCCTGATTTTGGCTATGCCGCCACTGTTTCTTATGCCATAGTCATTATGATCGTCATCTTCTCTATCATTCAGTTTAAAGTAGCAGGTGATAAAAATGAGTAA
- a CDS encoding sensor histidine kinase has protein sequence MNFIPDRFKHNGLFIVMFFITVMIIITVSVTITWTTIRMSEQFFIEKFSITNSKVMSQVKGSFESLNYSVVIASNKLLQSGNIKRMLTEEQSNAEKMSSIYSMSQQMKHVKSMLDAYEIEIVVAGRNGVNYVTDRNFWPISDEELKMSAITENTLKEPKRLMYQYDQRMNKTTGLEGSNVIIASKAFMDRISGKVYGSMYLAIQESEFRKLYSSYTNPGNDVFILDKNGSIVSSNQAKLIGQKADNLLSYAAKINDNPHKYIIENFRGKDQIIFMEYLPSFDMYLFNVIDKQKAVGDLINKRQIVLICIGIVFVALIIVFLASRRLTNSLSRLVKQIANAPKYDFDKYVSETGTYETRQIGNAFNTMLDELHEYVDKLVIAQKQQRNAELAALQRQINPHFLYNTLTSIKFMVQQGGKEDAEATINALISLLQNTIGNVNETITVKQEVDTLKNYVFINQKRYGDRIKVNYFVAPDCMDLPIPKLILQPFIENSFFHGFNRKPEGYINVLIWQESEKLICEVVDNGDGMEVSSESKFPSTKQKQQHFSGIGVRNVNERIQLIYGDPYGVTISSKLGKGTKVRIELPIKNI, from the coding sequence ATGAATTTCATTCCTGATCGCTTTAAGCATAACGGCTTGTTTATTGTCATGTTCTTCATTACAGTCATGATCATTATTACAGTTTCCGTCACCATCACCTGGACGACCATTCGGATGTCGGAACAATTTTTTATCGAAAAGTTTAGCATTACCAACTCTAAAGTGATGAGTCAGGTAAAAGGAAGCTTTGAGTCGCTTAATTATTCAGTCGTCATCGCATCAAATAAGCTCCTTCAAAGTGGGAATATTAAAAGAATGCTGACAGAAGAGCAATCCAACGCAGAGAAAATGAGTTCTATTTATAGTATGTCTCAGCAGATGAAGCATGTTAAATCTATGTTAGACGCCTATGAAATCGAAATTGTTGTGGCGGGAAGAAATGGAGTCAATTATGTAACTGACCGTAATTTCTGGCCGATCTCTGATGAAGAACTGAAAATGAGTGCTATTACCGAGAATACACTAAAGGAACCAAAAAGGCTCATGTATCAATATGATCAACGTATGAATAAGACCACAGGACTAGAGGGGAGCAATGTGATTATTGCTTCCAAGGCATTCATGGACCGGATATCCGGGAAAGTTTACGGATCTATGTATTTGGCTATCCAAGAAAGCGAATTTAGAAAATTGTATTCAAGTTATACAAATCCCGGGAATGATGTGTTCATATTGGACAAGAATGGCTCCATTGTTTCAAGTAATCAAGCTAAACTGATTGGGCAAAAAGCAGACAATCTTCTTAGTTATGCGGCAAAAATAAATGACAATCCACATAAATACATCATTGAAAACTTTAGAGGCAAAGATCAAATTATTTTTATGGAATATCTACCATCCTTTGATATGTATTTGTTCAATGTAATTGACAAACAGAAAGCAGTCGGCGATTTAATTAACAAAAGGCAGATCGTCCTAATCTGTATTGGAATCGTTTTTGTTGCACTCATTATTGTGTTTCTCGCATCAAGGAGATTGACGAATTCCTTATCGAGGCTGGTTAAACAAATTGCAAATGCCCCGAAGTATGACTTTGATAAGTATGTTTCTGAAACGGGTACTTATGAAACAAGACAAATCGGAAATGCCTTTAACACGATGCTCGATGAGCTACATGAGTATGTGGATAAACTTGTGATAGCGCAAAAGCAGCAACGTAATGCAGAACTAGCTGCCCTGCAGCGGCAAATTAACCCCCACTTCCTTTATAATACGTTAACCTCCATTAAATTCATGGTACAACAGGGTGGGAAAGAAGATGCAGAAGCTACCATCAATGCGTTGATATCGTTGTTGCAAAATACAATTGGTAATGTCAATGAAACTATTACGGTGAAGCAGGAAGTAGATACCTTAAAAAATTATGTATTTATTAATCAAAAGCGATACGGAGATCGTATAAAAGTGAACTATTTCGTGGCACCGGATTGTATGGACCTCCCAATCCCAAAACTAATCCTTCAGCCATTTATAGAGAATTCATTCTTTCATGGTTTTAATCGTAAGCCTGAAGGATATATTAATGTTCTTATTTGGCAAGAAAGTGAAAAGCTGATTTGTGAAGTGGTAGATAACGGTGATGGAATGGAAGTCTCTTCAGAAAGCAAATTTCCTAGTACAAAGCAGAAACAGCAGCATTTCTCGGGTATCGGTGTACGGAATGTAAATGAACGTATTCAGCTGATTTATGGTGATCCATACGGTGTAACCATATCCAGTAAACTTGGTAAGGGGACAAAGGTTCGAATCGAACTTCCAATTAAGAATATATAA